The genomic DNA tgcactgctccCGACAAGTTCATCCCTGGCGGCCTAACCCtcccctaacgacgctgggccaattgtgcgccgccccatgggtctcctggtcgcggccggctgcaacagagcctggactcggacccagaatctctagtaacacagcttagaccactgtgccacttgggaggacACATCCACTCAGAAATGATTTGCCTTAATTGGACATCTATTTTGATTGGTTTGTTAGTCAAGTGGATAGTGCTGACATTCATATGCTAATGATGTATAGGGCTAAGACACAGGTTGTCCATTTTTGGTCGCTAAATGTGTTTAAAACGAGATAATGATGCATGGGTCACTTACTAGTTAGAACCAATAGCATTGGAATTCTGATTCTAATTCTGATTCTCATTCTAAGGTTAACCCTTATGTCACTTAGTACCACCATGCCTATGGTGAAATAGGTGGTTTCTATGGTGATATGATTTTGCTGCTGTCGATGTTTCTCTCAGAACTTTGTGCCGAAGCCCCCACAAGGCCCCAGGCTGAGCAATCAGGCAATGATGGCCACGGTTGAAAAGAACGCCAGAGAGGCCATTGAGCCCAGAAGGGCTAGAGAGGCCAATGCAGAGGCAAAAAAAACAAGCCGCCAAGTCATTGGTGTGTTGGCGCTGCCTCCACCTCTTCTATCTCCGACAAACAGTTACAGTGAGTATTGATCACCACTTCCAAAATACCTGGATTTATTGATATAATTATAAAAGGACATACAGTATGGTGGAAGGATCAACGAATGACTTGACTCTCCTCTTTCTGTAGGTGTCCTGCCAGCTATCAAGAAGGGCACTAAAGTGACGAAGGTGGAGACAACAGGTGGGTTTTGGTGACACAGTGGTTATTCAATAGAATCGTTGTCGTGGTTACTAGCTTGTTCGGTGGTAATTCTTATAGTCTTCTGTTTCAGAGCCACCAGACCCCCTGACACCTGAGGATGAGGTGAGAATGAACCCCTCTCCATCTGTTGATGACCCCCTGACCCCAGAAACCCCAGAGACTGATGTCACCTCCGATGCCACTTCTCTGGCGGACCCACCCCGTGAGATGACACCTGAGAATGTAGAGGAGGCGTTCTCTCTGGAGGACTTCCTGAAGTCTCACCCGTGAGtcctgctctgaaccatgttatGTGCAGTAGAAAAAATATAATCTAGGAGCCAGTCTACTCACCAAGGATTCttgttgtttgttttttattttccAGTCAGCGGAAGCTCATCAGGAAGTTCCTCAAACTTAAGGTAAGTCTCCCATTTCTACTTCTTTACTGACTCTAATCatgccaacaacaacaacaaaaagtgtaCCTTAAAAACTAAAAGGAAATGCTGTCACTTAAAGTTGTTGTTTTCCGTATTTCTTTCTAAGAATGTGACCATAAAAGACCTGGAGGACATGTCCTATGTGGTCCTCCTGCCAGCGATGGCTCTGCTCAGGAGCTACAGTCCAGAGTCATCCCACTCCTCCTGCCGAGGGTCAGGGGTGCTGAAGATCGTCTCGGAGATGTTCCACTGGCGGAGCTCTGAGCCGAAGGGGAGGCTCTGGGGCAGGCAGCCCCCCACGTCCAATTCTGAGACAGACAAGGAGCTTCAGGGTATAGCAGACATGGCTGTGAGTAACATCCTGAGGAATGCCCAGGACGACTTCTTCTCCTCTGGTGTGAATGACCTGGAGACGATCAATCCAAACATCACTCTGACCAAAGAGAGGCTCTCCAGCATCTTCTCAGAGCTGTTCAGGGATGCCTGTGAGAGTGCCCAGGAGGCTGCCAGACGGATCCACCACATGAGGTCTGGAAGAGGCAACAACAGCCGGAATGGGAGTCGGCCTGGGTCGTCACAGGGATCGAGCAGATCCAACATGCCAGAGTTGCCGTTAAATCTCTGTCAGCTGGCAGAGTGTGTGGATGCTCAGCCACTATATCTGGAACATCCAAGTGTGTCCTGCTCCAACAGAAGTGGCCTGCACCCCATTCCAGAGCAGGGCTGGATGGATGAGCATATTGGCTCAGCCCTAGGTCAGTTGTCCACCATTGAGGCAGACATGGGCGAATTAGAAAACTTCACCAGACCTCTGCCACTGGAAAATGGAGACGACAGCTCATCCAACATGTTGTCAGGGCCATCCACTGCCTCATATCCATCCACTGCCTCATATCCATCCACTGCCTCATATCCATCCACCTGCCTGTCTTCTCCAGATGTGAGCTCAGAGGGAAGGGCCCACTACACCATTATGGCCCTGGAAACCCTCCAGGAGGGGGAGGACAACAGCTGGAGTCGCTCTGGGTCATCACAGAGATCAAGACGGTTCAACCTCTGTCATCAGGCAGAGGAGCTGGAGAGGGTTTACCTCCAGAGAGACACACTCCACTCCAGCGTCAGTGTGGGAGAACTGGGGTCAGTGAGGTGGGCCAAGGGAAGGGATGTCCATAAAGCCCTCAGCGAGGGGTCCCTCCCTGTCTTTGCCCTGCTCAGGGAGAGGCCAGGGGAGATTTGGCCGACAAGCACTTGGGACATGGAGCACAACCAGCCTCCCAGCACTCCCACATCCAGC from Oncorhynchus keta strain PuntledgeMale-10-30-2019 chromosome 10, Oket_V2, whole genome shotgun sequence includes the following:
- the LOC118374397 gene encoding uncharacterized protein LOC118374397 isoform X1, which produces MSKSHKRLRRVRLKAGTLQASVGEQVPQTDDHGGPRLPALVDCTKKSPLKNFVPKPPQGPRLSNQAMMATVEKNAREAIEPRRAREANAEAKKTSRQVIGVLALPPPLLSPTNSYSVLPAIKKGTKVTKVETTEPPDPLTPEDEVRMNPSPSVDDPLTPETPETDVTSDATSLADPPREMTPENVEEAFSLEDFLKSHPQRKLIRKFLKLKNVTIKDLEDMSYVVLLPAMALLRSYSPESSHSSCRGSGVLKIVSEMFHWRSSEPKGRLWGRQPPTSNSETDKELQGIADMAVSNILRNAQDDFFSSGVNDLETINPNITLTKERLSSIFSELFRDACESAQEAARRIHHMRSGRGNNSRNGSRPGSSQGSSRSNMPELPLNLCQLAECVDAQPLYLEHPSVSCSNRSGLHPIPEQGWMDEHIGSALGQLSTIEADMGELENFTRPLPLENGDDSSSNMLSGPSTASYPSTASYPSTASYPSTCLSSPDVSSEGRAHYTIMALETLQEGEDNSWSRSGSSQRSRRFNLCHQAEELERVYLQRDTLHSSVSVGELGSVRWAKGRDVHKALSEGSLPVFALLRERPGEIWPTSTWDMEHNQPPSTPTSSKEDLWDSDSTCSHGVGEEEGAEPRVRLAAMSEGGSSQILTSQTSTSLSNHDKRALEAICQVLTAWMEQMLNRTCNDVYSASVIIQKGLDCGARDSFPDTPCPSSSEEEDEVVASVMTFLHSEPSTSTKAAQAALAKTLAVNPCLDEDEVVPSTSMIEGSLTTTQAAWAASAQILEEEVGGADVSEVSIGSLTPTEAREDLLEKIPSLLPGEILIEADIPLLSTPRDTVMSPQTLKLILQGIMRRLEASESPQARRANDPFRLMKDLFLEVQHALKYADISVFFSLEESIQFRGEDAMKAIVKAAAKRLSLRSDSNRAQLRAVRYGGERAIYCMADTIANVIDDHAQDWSSDGHLGASRSHGRGRSRSSSSSSKSDITLTEKLLAQGESLEEDQEDGAAIDDNKKCDSASLEKASSSSLSIDLVDSTSTQKTGKDEAVKEGVGKSGDWKRGCKKTLKKNKMAPLGNDDTVADELGKKQCLLLRITAALANLFCFPCKKRSGKKFKP
- the LOC118374397 gene encoding uncharacterized protein LOC118374397 isoform X2, with product MSKSHKRLRRVRLKAGTLQASVGEQVPQTDDHGGPRLPALVDCTKKSPLKNFVPKPPQGPRLSNQAMMATVEKNAREAIEPRRAREANAEAKKTSRQVIGVLALPPPLLSPTNSYSVLPAIKKGTKVTKVETTEPPDPLTPEDEVRMNPSPSVDDPLTPETPETDVTSDATSLADPPREMTPENVEEAFSLEDFLKSHPQRKLIRKFLKLKNVTIKDLEDMSYVVLLPAMALLRSYSPESSHSSCRGSGVLKIVSEMFHWRSSEPKGRLWGRQPPTSNSETDKELQGIADMAVSNILRNAQDDFFSSGVNDLETINPNITLTKERLSSIFSELFRDACESAQEAARRIHHMRSGRGNNSRNGSRPGSSQGSSRSNMPELPLNLCQLAECVDAQPLYLEHPSVSCSNRSGLHPIPEQGWMDEHIGSALGQLSTIEADMGELENFTRPLPLENGDDSSSNMLSGPSTASYPSTASYPSTASYPSTCLSSPDVSSEGRAHYTIMALETLQEGEDNSWSRSGSSQRSRRFNLCHQAEELERVYLQRDTLHSSVSVGELGSVRWAKGRDVHKALSEGSLPVFALLRERPGEIWPTSTWDMEHNQPPSTPTSSKEDLWDSDSTCSHGVGEEEGAEPRVRLAAMSEGGSSQILTSQTSTSLSNHDKRALEAICQVLTAWMEQMLNRTCNDVYSASVIIQKGLDCGARDSFPDTPCPSSSEEEDEVVASVMTFLHSEPSTSTKAAQAALAKTLAVNPCLDEDEVVPSTSMIEGSLTTTQAAWAASAQILEEEVGGADVSEVSIGSLTPTEAREDLLEKIPSLLPGEILIEADIPLLSTPRDTVMSPQTLKLILQGIMRRLEASESPQARRANDPFRLMKDLFLEVQHALKYADISVFFSLEESIQFRGEDAMKAIVKAAAKRLSLRSDSNRAQLRAVRYGGERAIYCMADTIANVIDDHAQDWSSDGHLGASRSHGRGRSRSSSSSSKSDITLTEKLLAQGESLEEDQEDGAAIDDNKKCDSASLEKASSSSLSIDLVDSTSTQTGKDEAVKEGVGKSGDWKRGCKKTLKKNKMAPLGNDDTVADELGKKQCLLLRITAALANLFCFPCKKRSGKKFKP
- the LOC118374397 gene encoding uncharacterized protein LOC118374397 isoform X3, which codes for MSKSHKRLRRVRLKAGTLQASVGEQVPQTDDHGGPRLPALVDCTKKSPLKNFVPKPPQGPRLSNQAMMATVEKNAREAIEPRRAREANAEAKKTSRQVIGVLALPPPLLSPTNSYSVLPAIKKGTKVTKVETTEPPDPLTPEDEVRMNPSPSVDDPLTPETPETDVTSDATSLADPPREMTPENVEEAFSLEDFLKSHPQRKLIRKFLKLKNVTIKDLEDMSYVVLLPAMALLRSYSPESSHSSCRGSGVLKIVSEMFHWRSSEPKGRLWGRQPPTSNSETDKELQGIADMAVSNILRNAQDDFFSSGVNDLETINPNITLTKERLSSIFSELFRDACESAQEAARRIHHMRSGRGNNSRNGSRPGSSQGSSRSNMPELPLNLCQLAECVDAQPLYLEHPSVSCSNRSGLHPIPEQGWMDEHIGSALGQLSTIEADMGELENFTRPLPLENGDDSSSNMLSGPSTASYPSTASYPSTASYPSTCLSSPDVSSEGRAHYTIMALETLQEGEDNSWSRSGSSQRSRRFNLCHQAEELERVYLQRDTLHSSVSVGELGSVRWAKGRDVHKALSEGSLPVFALLRERPGEIWPTSTWDMEHNQPPSTPTSSKEDLWDSDSTCSHGVGEEEGAEPRVRLAAMSEGGSSQILTSQTSTSLSNHDKRALEAICQVLTAWMEQMLNRTCNDVYSASVIIQKEEEDEVVASVMTFLHSEPSTSTKAAQAALAKTLAVNPCLDEDEVVPSTSMIEGSLTTTQAAWAASAQILEEEVGGADVSEVSIGSLTPTEAREDLLEKIPSLLPGEILIEADIPLLSTPRDTVMSPQTLKLILQGIMRRLEASESPQARRANDPFRLMKDLFLEVQHALKYADISVFFSLEESIQFRGEDAMKAIVKAAAKRLSLRSDSNRAQLRAVRYGGERAIYCMADTIANVIDDHAQDWSSDGHLGASRSHGRGRSRSSSSSSKSDITLTEKLLAQGESLEEDQEDGAAIDDNKKCDSASLEKASSSSLSIDLVDSTSTQKTGKDEAVKEGVGKSGDWKRGCKKTLKKNKMAPLGNDDTVADELGKKQCLLLRITAALANLFCFPCKKRSGKKFKP